In Chitinivibrionales bacterium, one genomic interval encodes:
- the pstS gene encoding phosphate ABC transporter substrate-binding protein PstS family protein, producing MRKHRWLFATTTITITAFALFVYARSSPITIKGSDTMVILAQRWAEAYMAENPEAAIQVTGGGSGTGISALINGTTDICNASRPMKRKERIKLKQRYNTLGVEIKSAKDGVAIYVNKNNPVKEITLEQLKDIYTGKITNWKELGGNDARIIVYGRDNSSGTYVYLRDNVLKGKDYTPLMQSLPGTAAVVNAVVKDVNGIGYGGAAFGKGIKFLKIQKDENSEGFAPNLKCVTSGNYPITRYLYMYIRSKPTGEMKKFIDWVLSDEGQAIVSKVGYFPLR from the coding sequence ATGAGAAAGCATCGATGGCTTTTCGCGACCACCACCATAACGATTACAGCTTTTGCGCTTTTTGTTTATGCCCGTTCATCCCCGATAACCATAAAGGGATCGGATACAATGGTTATATTGGCTCAACGGTGGGCAGAAGCCTATATGGCTGAAAATCCTGAAGCGGCTATCCAGGTAACAGGAGGTGGATCGGGAACCGGCATCTCCGCATTGATCAATGGTACAACAGATATTTGTAACGCTTCCCGGCCGATGAAACGAAAAGAACGAATCAAATTGAAACAACGATATAACACTCTCGGTGTCGAAATCAAATCTGCTAAAGACGGAGTGGCAATATATGTTAATAAAAACAATCCGGTCAAAGAGATTACCCTGGAACAGCTCAAAGATATCTACACCGGCAAAATTACCAACTGGAAAGAACTGGGCGGCAACGATGCACGCATAATTGTTTATGGAAGGGATAACAGTTCAGGAACCTATGTCTACCTCCGGGATAACGTTCTTAAAGGAAAAGATTATACACCGCTCATGCAGAGCCTTCCGGGTACTGCTGCGGTAGTAAATGCGGTTGTTAAGGATGTCAACGGTATCGGTTATGGCGGAGCAGCATTCGGCAAAGGGATAAAATTTCTTAAAATACAAAAAGATGAAAACAGCGAAGGCTTTGCTCCCAACCTGAAGTGTGTTACAAGCGGCAACTATCCTATTACCCGTTATCTTTATATGTACATTCGCAGTAAACCGACTGGTGAGATGAAAAAATTTATCGATTGGGTACTCAGCGATGAAGGTCAGGCAATTGTATCCAAAGTCGGCTACTTTCCTCTTCGATAG
- the pstC gene encoding phosphate ABC transporter permease subunit PstC — MKKNKHKYQGRITLECLTTHKVHPVEFIIEKAITFISFLSLAFIILIFIFVFREAGGLFFHSAEELNVTELDLEMETYGEEYVNDNIDKDLSSVVEAESEDHSVSFLDVFGLTWQPVSLNPRFGIIPLFVGSLKIALIAIALGAPLAIFGALYTSIFAPPWVRETIKPGIEILAGFPSVVIGFFALVILASAVQKTFGFQFRLNSVVGGIALSLAVIPIIYTISEDALNAVPRSLTQASLALGARKWQTALFVVMPAAIPGIFASILLGIGRAVGETMIALMATGNAAILSLNPALPVRTMAATIGAEMAEVVFGDTHYSVLFFLGVLLFIFSFILNSTTEFFIRQRLMKRFGAL, encoded by the coding sequence ATGAAAAAAAACAAACACAAATATCAAGGCCGGATAACACTTGAGTGTTTAACGACCCACAAAGTCCATCCGGTCGAATTTATTATCGAAAAGGCCATTACTTTTATATCCTTTTTATCGCTGGCCTTTATTATCCTCATTTTTATATTTGTTTTCCGTGAAGCAGGAGGATTGTTTTTTCACTCTGCAGAGGAGTTAAACGTTACGGAACTCGACCTTGAAATGGAAACCTATGGAGAGGAATACGTCAATGATAATATCGATAAGGATTTGTCATCTGTCGTTGAAGCGGAATCCGAAGATCATTCCGTTTCCTTTTTGGATGTTTTCGGTTTAACGTGGCAGCCGGTTTCATTGAATCCTCGCTTTGGTATAATTCCACTCTTTGTGGGCAGTCTAAAAATTGCACTTATCGCAATAGCACTTGGTGCCCCGCTGGCTATCTTTGGCGCATTATACACATCCATTTTTGCTCCCCCCTGGGTCCGGGAAACCATAAAGCCGGGAATCGAAATCCTTGCCGGATTTCCTTCAGTAGTAATCGGCTTTTTCGCACTCGTTATTCTGGCATCCGCAGTACAGAAAACCTTTGGTTTTCAGTTCCGTCTCAATAGTGTCGTAGGAGGAATAGCGCTTTCTCTTGCCGTGATTCCGATAATTTATACGATCTCGGAGGATGCGCTCAATGCAGTTCCCCGTTCCTTGACTCAAGCTTCTCTGGCTCTCGGTGCCCGAAAATGGCAAACAGCATTGTTTGTAGTGATGCCGGCCGCTATACCGGGAATATTTGCATCTATTCTCCTTGGAATAGGAAGAGCTGTTGGGGAAACCATGATAGCGCTGATGGCAACCGGAAATGCAGCTATCCTCTCGCTTAATCCGGCACTTCCGGTCAGGACTATGGCGGCAACAATCGGTGCAGAGATGGCCGAAGTTGTTTTCGGGGATACACATTATTCGGTGCTTTTCTTTTTAGGAGTCCTTCTTTTTATCTTTTCCTTTATCTTGAATTCCACCACAGAATTTTTTATTCGCCAACGGCTAATGAAACGTTTTGGAGCATTATGA